A single Nicotiana tabacum cultivar K326 chromosome 5, ASM71507v2, whole genome shotgun sequence DNA region contains:
- the LOC107791516 gene encoding putative DNA primase large subunit, with translation MEVVRSQRKSSVPNDAVSTLPLYHSAPLLEVRLEDFEFYAIDRLRVLKGISDGLSRGKKPDEMEKLVYDLWKENMRHPQASEVVNKDIISHFVLRLVYCRTEELRKWFLSMETTLFRHRFLHENPEVQKALFAEFDLPYKAVSRAEYETVKDMLNQVARSIGQSTDAIFYKVPFEEVPELVAGRRVFIKEGNAYIAMSQVVSLVVTQFRSHLSKALVLTNRKWTSRIREQEKDRLTPIIEALSTSYLGPDYSQPTKHTDISLKDIDQIAKSSFPLCMHHLFGKLREDHHLKHGGRMQLGLFLKGMGLKLDDALAFWKAEFSPKVGAERFDKEYAYSIRHSYGKEGKRTDYTPYSCQKIISSTPGVGDHHGCPYRHFSEENLRAALTRMGVGNRAVEDMLDKVRNRHYQLACTLTFEAVHGSSCDAGINHPNQYYNDSRKILESPNNSSNP, from the exons ATGGAAGTCGTCAGATCTCAGAGGAAATCTTCAGTGCCTAACGATGCCGTCTCGACTCTGCCTCTATATCATTCTGCACCTCTTCTTGAAGTCCGGCTcgaagattttgagttttatgccATCGATCGCCTCCGCG TTTTGAAAGGAATTTCGGATGGTTTATCCAGAGGAAAGAAGCCTGATGAGATGGAGAAATTG GTGTATGATCTGTGGAAGGAAAATATGAGGCATCCGCAGGCATCCGAGGTTGTGAACAAGGACATAATTTCGCATTTTGTCTTGCGGCTTGTTTATTGCAGGAC GGAGGAGTTGAGGAAATGGTTTCTGTCAATGGAGACTACCTTATTTCGGCACCGATTCTTGCATGAAAATCCTGAAGTTCAG AAGGCGCTATTCGCAGAGTTTGATCTTCCATACAAAGCTGTGAGCCGTGCTGAATACGAG ACTGTGAAGGACATGCTGAACCAAGTTGCACGCTCCATAGGCCAAAGCA CTGATGCGATCTTCTACAAG GTTCCATTTGAGGAGGTGCCAGAGCTTGTGGCGGGTCGACGGGTATTTATTAAGGAAGGGAATGCATATATTGCAATGAGCCAG GTGGTTTCACTAGTTGTCACACAATTCCGCAGTCATCTTTCAAAAGCACTAGTGCTGACAAACAG AAAATGGACATCGAGGATTAGAGAACAGGAGAAGGATCGTTTGACTCCT ATTATTGAAGCTCTATCCACGAGTTATTTGGGTCCTGATTATAGCCAG CCAACAAAGCACACAGATATATCACTAAAAGACATTGATCAAATTGCTAAGAGTTCGTTTCCACTGTGTATGCATCATCTTTTCGGGAAG CTAAGAGAGGATCATCATCTGAAGCATGGTGGCAGGATGCAACTTGGTCTATTTCTCAAG GGTATGGGATTGAAGTTGGATGATGCCCTTGCATTTTGGAAAGCTGAGTTCTCCCCGAAG GTTGGTGCTGAAAGATTTGATAAAGAATATGCATACAGCATAAGGCACAGCTatggaaaagaaggaaaaagaacg GATTATACACCTTATTCTTGTcaaaagattatatcatcaacaccTGGAGTTGGAGATCATCATGGCTGTCCATATCGTCATTTCAG TGAGGAGAATTTGAGAGCTGCGCTGACCAGGATGGGAGTAGGCAATCGAGCAGTCGAGGATATGTTAGACAAAGTTCGAAATAGACACTATCAG TTGGCTTGTACTTTGACCTTTGAAGCTGTTCATGGTTCATCGTGTGATGCGGGGATTAACCATCCAAATCAGTACTATAACGACAGCCGAAAGATCTTAGAATCACCA AACAATTCCAGCAACCCATGA